One region of Gopherus evgoodei ecotype Sinaloan lineage chromosome 16, rGopEvg1_v1.p, whole genome shotgun sequence genomic DNA includes:
- the PRDM12 gene encoding PR domain zinc finger protein 12, with the protein MMGSVLPAEALVLKTGLKQQGLSLAEVITSDILHSFLYGRWRNVLGEQLFEEKSSHSNPKTAFTAEVLAQSFSGEVQKLSSLVLPSEVIIAQSSIPGEGLGIFSKTWIKAGTEMGPFTGRVISPEHVDLCKNNNLMWEVFNEDGTVRYFIDASQEDHRSWMTYIKCARNEQEQNLEVIQIGNSIFYKAIEMIPPDQELLVWYGNSHNTFLGIPGVPGLEEEQKKNKHEDFHTVETGASTAGRMRCVICHRGFNSRSNLRSHMRIHTLDKPFVCRFCNRRFSQSSTLRNHVRLHTGERPYKCQVCQSAYSQLAGLRAHQKSARHRPPNASLQSHSPALPGPHPASLAHHIPTMVL; encoded by the exons ATGATGGGCTCCGTGCTCCCCGCGGAAGCGCTGGTTCTCAAGACGGGGCTGAAGCAGCAGGGGCTGTCGCTGGCCGAGGTGATCACGTCGGACATCCTCCACAGCTTCCTCTACGGCCGCTGGAGGAACGTGCTGGGCGAGCAGCTCTTCGAGGAGAAGAGCAGCCACAGTAACCCCAAAACGGCCTTCACGGCGGAGGTGCTGGCGCAGTCCTTCTCGGGGG AGGTGCAGAAGTTATCCAGCCTGGTCCTGCCCTCGGAAGTGATCATTGCCCAGAGCTCCATCCCCGGGGAAGGCCTGGGCATCTTCTCCAAGACCTGGATCAAAGCCGGCACCGAGATGGGCCCTTTCACCGGCAGGGTCATCTCGCCCGAGCACGTGGATCTGTGCAAGAACAACAATCTCATGTGGGAG GTCTTCAACGAAGATGGCACTGTCCGCTACTTCATTGATGCCAGCCAAGAAGACCACCGTAGCTGGATGACCTACATCAAGTGTGCCAGGAACGAGCAGGAGCAGAATTTGGAAGTGATCCAGATAGGAAACAGCATATTCTACAAGGCCATTGAG ATGATTCCCCCAGACCAAGAGCTGCTGGTCTGGTATGGGAACTCCCACAACACCTTCCTGGGGATCCCGGGTGTGCCAGGCTTGGAGGAGGAGCAGAAGAAAAACAAGCATG AGGACTTCCACACGGTGGAGACGGGCGCCAGCACGGCCGGCCGCATGCGGTGCGTGATCTGCCACCGCGGCTTCAACTCCCGCAGCAACCTGCGCTCCCACATGCGCATCCACACCCTGGACAAGCCCTTCGTCTGCCGCTTCTGCAACCGCCGCTTCAGCCAGTCCTCCACCCTCCGCAACCACGTGCGCCTGCACACCGGGGAGCGCCCCTACAAGTGCCAGGTCTGCCAAAGTGCCTACTCCCAGCTCGCTGGACTCCGGGCCCACCAGAAGAGCGCAAGGCACCGACCTCCCAATGCTTCCCTGCAGTCTCACTCCCCAGCCTTGCCCgggccccaccctgcctccctgGCACATCACATACCGACAATGGTGCTGTGA
- the EXOSC2 gene encoding exosome complex component RRP4 — translation MAAIEVRLPVARKLVVQSLAQGSDKHLVAPGDTITTDTGYMRGHGTYMGDEKLVASVAGTVERVNKLICVKALKTRYNGEVGDIVVGRVTEVQQKRWKVETNARLDSVLLLSSMNLPGGELRRRSAEDELAMRDYLQEGDLISAEVQAVFSDGAVSLHTRSLKYGKLGQGVLVQVSPSLVKRQKTHFHDLPCGASVILGNNGFIWIYPTPEQKDEEAGGFVTNLEPVSLHDREVISRLRNCILALVAQKLMLYDTSIVYCYEASLPHQIKDILKPEVMQEIVLETRQRLLGLEG, via the exons ATGGCGGCAATAGAGGTTCGGCTGCCGGTGGCCCGCAAGCTGGTGGTCCAGAGCCTGGCGCAGGGGAGCGACAAGCACTTGGTGGCTCCGGGGGACACGATCACCACAGACACGGGCTACATGAG GGGCCATGGTACGTATATGGGAGATGAGAAACTTGTAGCGTCGGTAGCAGGCACTGTGGAGAGAGTGAACAAACTGATCTGTGTCAAAGCTCTGAAAACCAG GTATAATGGCGAAGTTGGTGACATTGTGGTTGGGAGAGTAACAGAG GTTCAGCAGAAACGATGGAAGGTGGAGACCAACGCCAGGCTGGATTCAGTCTTGCTTCTCTCATCCATGAACCTACCAGGAGGGGAGCTG AGGAGGAGATCAGCGGAGGATGAGCTTGCAATGAGGGACTATCTACAGGAAGGGGATCTTATCAGC GCAGAAGTCCAGGCAGTATTTTCTGATGGGGCTGTATCACTGCACACACGGAGTCTGAAATACGGGAAG CTTGGCCAGGGTGTGCTTGTTCAGGTCTCTCCCTCCCTCGTGAAACGCCAGAAGACTCACTTCCATGATCTGCCCTGTGGCGCCTCCGTGATCCTTGGCAACAACGGCTTCATCTGGATCTACCCAACGCCCGAGCAGAAGGATGAAGAGGCAGGGGGCTTTGTCACCAATCTGGAG CCAGTCTCCTTACATGACCGGGAGGTAATCTCACGACTCCGGAACTGCATCCTGGCTCTGGTTGCTCAGAAGCTGATGCTCTACGACACCAGCATTGTGTACTGCTACGAGGCCTCCCTTCCCCATCAG ATCAAGGACATTCTCAAACCAGAGGTGATGCAGGAAATTGTGCTGGAGACTCGGCAGAGGTTGTTGGGACTGGAGGGATGA